One genomic segment of Ignavibacteriota bacterium includes these proteins:
- a CDS encoding HAMP domain-containing histidine kinase has translation MESYFESLTNIKDFENSNSELSAGIPASKENNEFFSIISHNIKNPFTTLLGFSDLLFEDYEQLDDEERKFYLNEILKSAHFTNKYLERFFEWIYYKTGKVKINIENLDLKEQINNSIKLITQKLNTRNPIFNCEQQIYVKADSESFNKILYYILENAVIHSGNSEKVLISCIIDEFNESAKIIIKDFGVGISEQQMSKLFKVNEDITLNSANRIKGTGLGLILADLLLKINNGKIELKSKLNEGVEVIIELPLAKLI, from the coding sequence ATGGAAAGTTATTTTGAAAGTTTGACAAATATTAAAGATTTTGAAAATTCAAATTCAGAACTTAGTGCTGGAATTCCGGCATCAAAAGAGAATAACGAATTTTTTTCAATTATATCTCACAATATTAAAAATCCCTTTACAACATTATTGGGCTTTTCAGATTTGCTTTTTGAAGATTATGAACAGCTTGATGATGAGGAACGAAAATTTTATCTAAATGAAATTTTAAAATCTGCGCATTTTACAAATAAATATTTGGAAAGATTTTTTGAATGGATTTACTATAAAACCGGTAAAGTAAAAATTAATATTGAAAACTTAGATTTAAAAGAGCAGATAAATAATTCAATAAAATTAATAACTCAGAAACTTAATACACGGAATCCTATATTTAATTGCGAACAACAAATTTATGTAAAAGCGGATTCCGAATCTTTTAATAAAATTCTATACTATATTTTAGAAAATGCCGTTATACATTCCGGAAATAGTGAAAAAGTTTTAATTAGTTGTATAATTGATGAGTTTAATGAATCTGCTAAAATCATTATTAAGGATTTTGGAGTTGGAATTTCAGAACAACAAATGTCGAAATTATTTAAAGTTAATGAAGATATAACATTAAATTCTGCAAATAGGATAAAAGGTACTGGTCTGGGTTTAATTTTAGCTGATTTATTATTAAAAATTAATAATGGTAAAATTGAACTGAAAAGCAAATTAAATGAAGGTGTTGAAGTAATAATTGAACTTCCACTTGCAAAATTAATTTAA
- a CDS encoding transcriptional repressor, with translation MEMQEKIDSFMEKCRTNALSVTPQRLAIYKALIIDKSHPKPETVHKNIVGEFPTISLATVYKTLETFEEKGIISVVTPLHETVRYEAEIENHHHVVCVKCKKIVDVSEPELNNLKLPDIVSEHSFINYNIQFNVICSDCRN, from the coding sequence ATGGAAATGCAAGAAAAAATAGATTCTTTTATGGAAAAATGCAGAACTAACGCATTAAGTGTTACTCCGCAAAGATTGGCAATTTACAAAGCTTTAATAATTGATAAATCGCATCCAAAACCAGAAACTGTGCACAAAAATATTGTGGGTGAATTTCCTACAATTTCTCTCGCAACGGTTTATAAAACTCTTGAAACTTTTGAAGAAAAGGGAATAATTTCTGTTGTTACACCATTGCACGAAACTGTTCGTTATGAAGCAGAAATTGAAAATCATCATCATGTTGTTTGTGTAAAATGTAAAAAAATTGTTGATGTTTCTGAGCCTGAATTAAACAATCTCAAATTACCGGATATTGTATCTGAACATAGTTTTATCAATTATAATATTCAATTTAATGTAATTTGCAGTGATTGCAGAAATTAG
- a CDS encoding peroxiredoxin has translation MEETQVFSLPRLNEPAPDFNAKTTHGMIKLSDLKGKWVVLFSHPADFTPVCTTEFMAFARKNGDFKKLNTQVIGLSIDSIYSHLAWVKNIKDNFDVEIPFPIIDDLNMKVAKAYGMIHPGASDTSAVRAVFIIDAEGILRSMIYYPLTNGRSIDEILRIVEALQTSQKFGVATPENWKPGEKVIILPPQTQEAQTKRKDEGYEYTDWYFSKKSL, from the coding sequence ATGGAAGAAACACAAGTATTCAGTTTACCAAGACTTAATGAACCGGCACCGGATTTTAATGCAAAAACAACTCACGGAATGATAAAGTTATCAGATCTAAAGGGAAAATGGGTTGTTTTATTTTCTCATCCGGCAGATTTTACACCGGTTTGCACAACGGAATTTATGGCATTCGCACGAAAAAATGGAGATTTCAAAAAATTAAACACACAAGTAATTGGTTTAAGTATTGATAGCATTTATTCACATTTGGCTTGGGTAAAAAATATTAAAGATAATTTTGATGTTGAAATTCCTTTCCCAATTATTGACGATTTAAATATGAAAGTTGCAAAAGCATACGGAATGATTCATCCCGGAGCTTCCGATACTTCGGCAGTTCGTGCAGTTTTTATAATTGACGCAGAAGGAATTTTAAGATCAATGATATATTATCCTTTAACAAACGGAAGAAGTATTGATGAAATTTTAAGAATTGTTGAAGCTTTGCAGACAAGTCAGAAATTTGGAGTTGCAACTCCGGAAAATTGGAAACCGGGAGAAAAAGTAATTATTCTTCCTCCGCAGACACAAGAAGCTCAAACAAAACGTAAAGATGAAGGTTACGAATATACAGATTGGTATTTCAGCAAAAAGTCTTTATAA
- a CDS encoding 4Fe-4S binding protein: MNLQFLKKIRVIFSLIFFVSFLILFFDLSFSVQSKFSQYPLYLQFIPSLQKFLTTFSITSMGFIFIIILTLIFGRVYCSTVCPLGILQDIIIFFRKKRKRINYKFSAAWDKTRNTILIITIILLVSGISFGISLLDPYSNFGRILSNIFRPITIEINNLISFLFEKVNLYIINPLDFAGVNFFSFLFSLTIFILILFFSIKFGRLYCNSVCPVGTFLGILSKFSFFKIAVIEQNCISCGDCETVCKSNCIESETQKVDFSRCVGCFNCFDVCPSIGISYVSRYPLKSEGKSELIKNSTRRNFLKNIGIFTFGTNLVLKAQQKIEVYKESKIPVIRKTPISPPGSVSIENFTDKCTACSLCVASCPTQVLQPSFLEYGLLGIMQPRMDYIASYCNFDCVICSEVCPTGAILPQKLEKKQLIQLGKAKFVKENCVVYSQKTDCGACAEHCPTKAVEMVLDKSVNLKSPFLKEEICIGCGACEHACPTKPYKAIYVEGNEKHIFAQKPKTEKLKEKVDLKEEFPF; encoded by the coding sequence ATGAATCTTCAATTTCTGAAAAAGATCAGAGTTATATTTTCATTAATATTTTTTGTTTCATTTCTAATTTTATTTTTCGATTTGTCTTTTTCTGTTCAATCAAAATTTTCGCAATATCCGCTTTATCTTCAGTTTATTCCTTCACTGCAAAAATTTCTTACAACTTTTTCTATTACTTCGATGGGATTTATTTTTATAATAATCTTGACATTAATTTTTGGAAGAGTTTATTGTTCAACTGTTTGTCCACTTGGAATTTTGCAAGATATAATTATTTTTTTTCGCAAAAAAAGGAAAAGAATTAATTATAAATTTTCTGCCGCTTGGGATAAAACTAGAAATACAATTTTAATAATTACTATTATTCTATTGGTGTCAGGCATTTCTTTCGGAATAAGTTTACTTGATCCTTACAGTAATTTTGGAAGAATTCTATCAAATATTTTTCGACCAATAACAATTGAAATCAATAATTTAATTTCTTTCCTTTTTGAAAAAGTAAATTTGTACATCATAAATCCGTTAGATTTTGCGGGAGTAAATTTCTTCTCATTTTTATTTTCGTTAACAATTTTTATTTTGATTTTGTTTTTCAGTATAAAATTTGGAAGATTGTATTGCAATTCTGTCTGTCCGGTTGGAACTTTTTTAGGAATTTTATCAAAATTTTCATTTTTCAAAATTGCTGTAATTGAGCAGAATTGTATTTCATGCGGTGATTGCGAAACAGTTTGCAAATCAAATTGCATTGAATCGGAAACTCAGAAAGTTGATTTTAGTAGATGTGTGGGATGCTTTAATTGTTTTGATGTTTGTCCTTCTATTGGAATTAGTTATGTATCGCGATATCCATTAAAATCAGAAGGAAAATCAGAATTAATTAAAAATTCTACTCGCAGAAATTTTTTAAAAAATATTGGAATTTTTACATTCGGTACAAATTTAGTTTTAAAAGCTCAACAAAAAATTGAAGTTTACAAAGAAAGTAAAATTCCGGTAATTAGAAAAACTCCAATTTCTCCGCCCGGTTCAGTTTCGATAGAAAATTTTACGGATAAATGTACTGCGTGCAGTTTGTGTGTCGCAAGTTGTCCAACGCAAGTTCTACAACCTTCATTTTTAGAATATGGATTGCTGGGAATTATGCAGCCGCGAATGGATTACATAGCAAGTTATTGCAATTTTGATTGTGTAATTTGTTCGGAAGTTTGTCCGACCGGTGCAATTCTTCCTCAAAAGTTAGAAAAGAAACAATTAATTCAACTTGGTAAAGCAAAATTTGTGAAAGAAAATTGTGTGGTCTATTCACAGAAAACTGATTGCGGAGCTTGTGCTGAACATTGCCCAACAAAAGCCGTAGAAATGGTTTTAGATAAATCAGTAAATTTAAAATCACCATTTTTGAAAGAAGAAATTTGCATCGGTTGCGGTGCCTGCGAACATGCTTGTCCCACAAAACCCTACAAAGCCATTTATGTTGAAGGAAACGAAAAACATATTTTTGCGCAGAAACCTAAAACTGAAAAGTTAAAAGAAAAAGTAGATTTAAAAGAAGAGTTTCCGTTCTAA
- a CDS encoding DUF362 domain-containing protein yields the protein MNRRDFFKKTSYAGAAACTYFSFGDKLNLFANSKTVSSEVYDLVAIKGGEPDLMFDEAIKSFGGMKKFVKKNQKVVIKPNIGWDTIPERAANTNPKLISQIVKHCFDTGAKDVYVFDHTCDNWNKCYTNSGIEKAAKDAGAKVVPGNSESYYQNVEIKNGKNLKSTTEHELILDCDVFINVPILKNHSSAELTMAMKNLMGNVWDRGFWHRNNLHQCIADYATFRKPDLNIVDAYFVMKKNGPRGVSKDDVLTLKSQIISTDIVAADSAATKLFGREPSEIGYIKIADEMRIGTMDLSKLKINRIIL from the coding sequence ATGAACCGACGCGATTTCTTTAAGAAAACTTCTTATGCAGGAGCTGCTGCTTGCACTTATTTTTCTTTTGGAGACAAACTTAATCTTTTTGCAAATAGTAAAACTGTAAGTTCTGAAGTTTATGATTTAGTTGCAATTAAAGGCGGTGAACCAGATCTTATGTTTGATGAAGCAATTAAGTCATTTGGAGGAATGAAAAAGTTTGTTAAAAAAAATCAAAAAGTTGTAATTAAACCCAATATTGGTTGGGATACAATACCAGAACGTGCCGCAAACACGAATCCAAAATTAATTTCGCAGATTGTAAAACATTGTTTTGATACCGGGGCAAAGGATGTTTATGTTTTTGATCATACTTGTGATAACTGGAATAAATGTTACACAAACAGCGGAATTGAAAAAGCAGCAAAAGATGCCGGTGCAAAAGTTGTTCCGGGAAACAGTGAAAGTTATTATCAAAATGTGGAAATCAAAAATGGCAAAAATCTTAAATCTACAACCGAACACGAACTAATTTTAGATTGTGATGTTTTTATAAATGTACCGATTCTGAAAAACCACTCAAGCGCAGAGCTTACAATGGCTATGAAAAATTTAATGGGAAATGTTTGGGATAGAGGTTTTTGGCACAGAAATAATTTACATCAATGTATTGCAGATTATGCAACTTTTAGAAAACCGGACTTAAATATTGTTGATGCATATTTTGTTATGAAAAAAAATGGTCCTCGCGGCGTTTCTAAAGATGATGTTCTGACTTTGAAATCTCAAATAATTTCTACAGATATTGTTGCCGCAGATTCTGCAGCAACAAAATTATTCGGAAGAGAACCAAGTGAAATTGGGTATATTAAAATTGCAGACGAAATGAGAATTGGGACAATGGATTTATCAAAATTAAAAATTAATAGAATTATTCTTTAA
- a CDS encoding mechanosensitive ion channel has translation MKNILSILEKYSVEYGFKILSAILILIIGIWLAKIISKIFNKFLAKSNVDITLLKFFTSLVRIILITFVVIAAVNKLGIETTSFVAVLGAAGLAVGLALQGSLSNLASGIMLIIFRPIKVGDYIQGGGGEGTVKEIGIFVTKLISIDNKLLFVPNSKLTSDNIVNFTFNETRRVDMIFGIGYKSDFKKAKNIIDEILQNNPKVLKEPKPDIFVRALAESSVNIAVRPWCKTDDYWDVLSEVTENIKLQFDANNIEIPFPQRDIHLHNK, from the coding sequence ATGAAAAACATTTTATCTATACTAGAAAAATACTCGGTCGAATATGGCTTTAAAATTTTAAGCGCAATTTTAATTCTAATAATTGGGATTTGGCTTGCGAAAATAATTTCGAAAATTTTCAATAAATTTTTAGCTAAATCAAATGTAGATATAACTTTACTAAAATTCTTTACTTCATTAGTTAGAATTATTTTAATAACTTTTGTTGTAATTGCCGCCGTAAATAAATTAGGAATTGAAACTACATCGTTTGTTGCAGTACTTGGTGCTGCCGGACTTGCAGTCGGTTTGGCATTACAAGGTTCTTTATCAAATTTAGCTTCCGGAATAATGTTAATTATATTTCGACCAATTAAAGTTGGCGATTATATTCAAGGCGGCGGCGGTGAAGGAACTGTGAAAGAAATTGGAATTTTTGTTACAAAATTAATTTCAATAGATAATAAATTATTATTTGTTCCAAACTCAAAATTGACTTCGGATAATATTGTAAATTTTACGTTTAATGAAACTCGCAGAGTTGATATGATTTTCGGAATTGGTTACAAATCAGATTTTAAAAAAGCTAAAAATATTATTGATGAAATTTTACAGAATAATCCAAAAGTTTTAAAAGAACCGAAGCCGGATATTTTTGTTAGAGCTTTAGCTGAAAGTAGTGTAAATATTGCTGTTAGACCTTGGTGTAAAACAGATGATTATTGGGATGTTCTTTCTGAAGTTACTGAAAATATTAAGTTACAATTTGATGCAAATAATATCGAAATTCCATTTCCGCAAAGAGATATTCATTTACACAATAAATAA